The following proteins come from a genomic window of Pieris napi chromosome 15, ilPieNapi1.2, whole genome shotgun sequence:
- the LOC125056546 gene encoding homeobox protein Mohawk has translation MTLIQRSEGVPDSMDGPAKEDRKSSRPVRNRRHTRRCLVSGQRPQKRLFTPEIKRYLKDWLVRRRENPYPNREEKKILSRETGLTYIQICNWFANWRRKLKNVNAERNQLTWGHLIRTYNDRAQGNVEQFSICSDDSIWSEQESLSRRESSENNEQESPDIKTDDSGSTASFDHGFNNNCNEIDTNFSNCSIEKTSSPVLLTKWLESAARFKPSESNYSWWPEGRRKKSDSKQRITINNFEHDRDEVEAAVALTTLASSRIGA, from the exons ATGACGCTTATTCAAAGGAGCGAGGGTGTGCCTGATAGCATGGACGGGCCAGCCAAAGAAGACCGAAAGTCCTCGCGACCAGTGAGGAACAGGCGACATACACG GCGATGTCTCGTCTCTGGCCAGCGCCCCCAGAAACGACTTTTTACTCCAGAAATTAAACGCTACTTAAAGGATTGGCTTGTTAGACGGAGAGAAAACCCTTACCCTAATCGCGAggaaaaaaagattttatctCGAGAAACAGGACTGACATATATACAA ATTTGTAACTGGTTCGCAAATTGGCGTAGAAAACTCAAGAATGTCAATGCTGAACGAAACCAATTAACTTGGGGTCACCTAATTCGTACTTACAATGATCGTGCACAAGGGAATGTTGAGCAGTTCAGCATCTGTTCTGATGACAGCATTTGGAGTGAACAAGAGTCACTATCGCGTCGTGAATCGAGTGAAAACAACGAGCAGGAAAGTCCAGATATAAAAACGGACGACTCAGGATCTACAGCGTCTTTTGATCATGGTTTCAATAACAATTGCAATGAGATTGACACGAATTTTTCCAATTGTTCAATTGAAAAGACGAGCAGTCCCGTGTTATTAACTAAATGGTTGGAGAGCGCTGCTCGTTTTAAGCCAAGTGAAAGTAACTATTCCTGGTGGCCTGAAGGGAGGCGAAAAAAATCCGATTCAAAACAGCGTATTACCATAAACAATTTTGAACATGACAGAGATGAAGTAGAAGCCGCCGTAGCACTTACCACTTTAGCTTCCAGTCGTATTGGAGCATAA
- the LOC125056784 gene encoding 39S ribosomal protein L10, mitochondrial, with translation MASLNKVLLQTPATFLIARRFRGKINIQKPKKPHFEKQLLIDITQPTYGPPKSSLPQYAFCNNDKPTFTKKEIDNPFERILARECLEWFNTSKMVVFLHLNSINMEDKTPIFAALKKNDMHLRTYGKKIMSMATTGTRYEVVNQLFTSHQNVIFGQPQNANKMFKILKKAPQLVVMAGIIEDRMMSKNELVEFSNLPNLEVARSQLCSVLQSAGSCLVSQLNQNQQMLVSHLEKHIEILSAPEKNKEDS, from the exons ATGGCATCTCTAAATaaag TTTTGTTACAGACACCGGCGACTTTCCTGATAGCTAGGCGATTTCGAGGGAAAATTAACATACAAAAACCAAAGAAGCCTCACTTCGAAAAACAACTCCTTATCGACATAACCCAACCGACTTATGGTCCACCAAAAAGTAGTCTACCTCAGTATGCCTTTTGTAACAATGACAAGCCCACATTTACAAAGAAGGAAATTGATAACCCATTTGAAAGAATATTAGCACGCGAATGTCTTGAATGGTTTAATACATCAAAAATGGTAGTATTCCTACATTTGAACTCTATTAATATGGAAGATAAAACACCAATATTTGCTGCATTAAAAAAGAATGATATGCATTTAAGAACATATGGAAAGAAAATAATGAGCATGGCTACTACTGGGACCAGATATGAAGTTGTTAATCAATTATTTACTTCTCatcaaaatgtaatatttggcCAGCCACAGAATGCAAATaagatgtttaaaattttgaaaaaagcaCCGCAGCTAGTTGTTATgg CTGGCATAATAGAAGATAGGATGATGTCAAAAAATGAACTAGTGGAATTTAGTAATCTTCCTAACTTGGAAGTGGCTAGAAGTCAGCTGTGTTCAGTACTACAGAGTGCTGGCTCATGCCTTGTCAGTCAACTAAATCAAAATCAACAAATGTTGGTCTCACATCTTGAAAAGCACATAGAGATACTAAGCGCACCTGAAAAGAACAAGGAAGATAGTTGA
- the LOC125056680 gene encoding angio-associated migratory cell protein, which translates to MRDRQENTPPSSINGDDVIGMDGENDEELIYLGELDDLQFDDDEMVDDQEEEYDTGMERPEDQSQLAFNKHTGSVFCCDLHPNGKIAVTGGEDDKAYVWSVETGQVIMDCVNHKDSVIFVGFSFDGVYLATIDMCGLIKVWKCNLENQEPWSVAFEYEADDLSWGLWHFGARVLICGAVAGDIYIFKIPSGDIKVLQGHNIRTDCAKIFPDGVRLAAGYEDGAVKIWDLKTNAVLHQVPNGMHDTRVTAIDIHPENNLMASISTDGKVVLTTSVNGKVVAQLGAENDLEAVAFCPDAQLDYFALGTLNGSITIWDTARQMIRHSCAKSEEDVSAGVTKMIWIKDQLLTGCLDGSLRVYDGRSGERSKMLTGHWSEILDLVYNAKENIVLCTSDDGTARIFKYPIQSDND; encoded by the exons ATGAGAGATCGTCAGGAAAATACCCCACCGTCGTCGATTAACGGTGACGATGTAATTGGAATGGATGGGGAGAATGACGAGGAATTAATCTATTTGGGTGAATTGGATGACCTTCAGTTCGATGATGACGAAATGGTGGACGATCAAGAAGAAGAGTATGATACAGGCATGGAAAGGCCTGAAGATCAATCGCAGCTAGCCTTTAATAAACATACAGGTTCAGTGTTTTGTTGTGATCTCCACCCAAATGGTAAAATTGCAGTTACTGGTGGAGAAGATGATAAAGCTTATGTCTGGTCAGTTGAAACTGGCCAGGTAATCATGGACTGCGTGAACCACAAGGATTCGGTTATCTTTGTGGGATTCAGTTTCGATGGTGTGTATTTAGCTACAATTGACATGTGtggtttaattaaagtatggAAATGTAATTTAGAAAATCAAGAACCATGGTCTGTTGCATTTGAGTATGAAGCTGATGACCTCAGCTGGGGTCTATGGCACTTTGGAGCTAGAGTTCTTATATGTGGGGCAGTTGCtggagatatatatatttttaaaattccgtCTGGAGACATTAAAGTATTACAAGGACACAACATAAGGACAGACTGTGCAAAG atattccCGGATGGTGTAAGATTAGCAGCAGGATATGAAGATGGAGCTGTAAAAATATGGGACCTTAAGACAAATGCTGTACTTCACCAAGTCCCCAATGGAATGCATGATACTCGTGTTACAGCTATTGATATTCACCCAGAGAATAACCTTATGGCTTCTATATCTACCGATG GGAAAGTGGTCCTAACAACATCAGTGAACggaaaggttgtagcgcagCTGGGAGCAGAAAATGATTTGGAAGCTGTTGCTTTTTGTCCTGATGCACAATTggattattttgctttag GTACTCTAAATGGTTCTATCACAATTTGGGACACAGCCAGGCAAATGATAAGACATTCCTGTGCAAAATCAGAAGAAGATGTGTCAGCGGGTGTAACTAAAATGATATGGATCAAGGACCAACTCCTTACTGGCTGTCTTGATGGCTCTTTAAGAGTTTATGATGGAAGATCTGGTGAAAGAAGTAAAATGCTAACAGGACATTGGTCAGAAATACTGGATCTTGTTTATAATGCAAAGGAAAATATTGTACTGTGCACATCTGATGATGGAACAGCAAGGATATTTAAATACCCTATCCAAAGTGATAATGATTAA
- the LOC125056681 gene encoding large neutral amino acids transporter small subunit 1 translates to MAKVSATETLTPKVMDIGDGEHNEAEPSGGVRLKKGLSLVNGVAIIVGIIVGSGIFVSPSNALKNAGSKGMALIVWVLSGLLSMIGALCYAELGTMIPKSGGDYAYIGEAFGPLPAFLYLWVALFVLVPTGNAITALIFATNILQPFWPACEPPVDAVILVAAVLTCFLTALNCYNVKWVTRVQDSFTAAKMLALVVMFGASIWYLFAESTNNVQSMMEGTVTKPGDIAAAFYHGLFSYSGWNYLNFVTEELKDPYRNLPRAICISMPVVTIVYALTNFALFVVLTKEQIIASGAAVAVTFGDQILGMFSWIMPLFVALCTFGSLNGAIYASSRLFFVGARNGHLPLAIALIDVRRLTPVPSLIFMCLVTLLLLLTRSVESLVLYVTSVEAIFIICSVAGLLWLRRTQPNVTRPIRVNLLFPISFLVLCTSLVICSCFKSPVEVGIGIGMIAAGIPVYFVCVRHTPRWLQSACNSFNIVCSKMFLCLPEDSKEL, encoded by the exons ATGGCGAAAGTGTCAGCAACTGAAACTTTGACGCCGAAGGTGATGGACATAGGAGATGGTGAACATAATGAAGCAGAACCTAGTGGTGGGGTACGGTTAAAGAAAGGGTTGAGTCTTGTAAATGGGGTGGCAATTATTGTTGGAATAATTGTTGGGTCTGGAATCTTCGTGTCTCCCAGCAACGCCTTGAAGAATGCAGGCTCCAAGGGTATGGCCCTCATTGTTTGGGTCCTCTCCGGGCTGCTGTCAATGATCGGAGCACTTTGCTATGCCGAATTGG GTACTATGATCCCAAAGTCCGGCGGTGACTACGCATACATCGGCGAGGCCTTCGGCCCACTTCCAGCATTCCTCTACCTCTGGGTAGCTCTTTTCGTCTTGGTCCCTACTGGAAATGCCATCACGGCTTTGATATTCGCTACAAATATTCTTCAGCCTTTTTGGCCTGCCTGTGAACCTCCCGTGGATGCCGTGATTCTTGTAGCTGCTGTTTTGACAT GTTTCCTTACAGCCTTAAATtgttataatgtaaaatgggTTACGCGAGTGCAAGATTCGTTTACTGCTGCCAAAATGCTGGCCCTCGTGGTAATGTTTGGTGCGAGTATTTGGTATTTGTTCGCTGAAAGTACAAACAATGTTCAATCAATGATGGAGGGAACTGTGACAAAACCAGGGGACATCGCGGCTGCCTTCTACCATGGGTTATTTTCGTACTCCGGTTGGAACTATCTCAACTTTGTGACTGAAGAACTGAAAGATCCATATAG GAACCTTCCGCGAGCAATCTGTATATCGATGCCAGTTGTGACAATTGTGTATGCATTGACCAATTTTGCCCTCTTCGTTGTTTTAACAAAGGAACAGATTATTGCGTCCGGCGCTGCCGTTGCTGTCACATTTGGGGACCAAATACTGGGCATGTTTTCCTGGATAATGCCTTTATTTGTCGCACTGTGCACTTTTGGATCCCTTAATGGGGCTATATACGCCTCATCCAGGCTGTTCTTCGTCGGAGCAAGGAATGGACACTTACCGCTGGCGATCGCACTTATTGACGTCCGACGACTTACTCCAGTTccatctttaatttttatg TGTCTGGTGACGCtattacttttgctgacacgGAGCGTGGAGTCACTCGTCCTATACGTCACATCTGTGGAGGCAATTTTCATTATCTGCTCAGTCGCGGGCCTCCTTTGGCTGCGACGCACACAACCAAACGTAACCCGGCCAATTCGAGTCAACCTATTATTCCCAATATCATTCCTTGTTTTATGTACATCACTTGTTATATGTTCTTGTTTTAAGTCCCCTGTTGAAGTTGGTATAGGTATTGGCATGATTGCGGCGGGAATAccagtttattttgtttgcgTTAGGCATACGCCGCGATGGTTGCAGTCAGCCTGCAATTCATTCAATATTGTCTGCTCAAAAATGTTCCTATGTCTCCCCGAAGACTCAAAAGaattatga